A genomic segment from Marinifilum sp. JC120 encodes:
- a CDS encoding response regulator gives MAMGESWSDTENLRQLHPEIRIKIYQNMLGMLKAVAFGDADATIGNMPAANYLIASEMLTNIVPTGFAVLTDEKGESLFWGVQKGNVILKSILDKAMAAVLPEQVLQLKHKWFGESTGSSIGERVALIEQERKSDAKGSARLRLTCEEQDFLDEHPVIRVHNEMDWPPFNYNVDGKAQGLTIDIMNRLAEIAGFKVEYIHGYTWDVLENMLREKKLDVMGNIMPTPSREEYIQFSDGYIDVFQGVAVKRGDEEFMNLDALKGQTVAVVRGFFHVGVLREHYPEINLLQLSSSENCLLAVSQGRAQATIGALPIMDYLIRERFIAGLSSAAIESNPTFRYASLAFGVRKDWPELCSILSKSLEAMGPGELSAIKNKWLQSAEPSRKINFTRREMIYLQDRGPLRFCADPDFMPFEEITDDGELSGMVSDYLQLVSDRIGVSFTLVRTESWSETLQKAKDHECDLISLGAVNSQREEYLNFTVPYLKTPIVIATRQDEFFVESVGALSGKKVGMVGDYPFAPGFKTEYPDVLFMDVENIVDGLNKLHKGEIDAYIDSANAIGYYMRKEHIYDLKISGQLKSTWDMGMGVRKDDPVLLSILDKALASISEKERQAIENKWIKIHVERGVNMGKIKKWAIGIGSGVALLFFVFTLWNRRLQKEIDKRRETEKNLRESQTATSILYQVASTVTRSGDLYETLAAIHDILLEHMNVPNFFVGLWDEDKRSLHFPIYVDQFDDLEGHIFENLDLNDPYVFSCRVIAQRKPVFLRQADIASLDSKFALPKVWLGAPLMVDDRVIGLMAVQEYDTPDMKRNNAVKDFDALSKLAPVLVQGEGAPSSISEKDADLFVAVSDSVAAVIKRKMMEEALASAREELRMLFENLPVGIFQSHIDGRLLSANPKMADLFGYDSPEHLLSEVTDMGGQLYVNSEDRQYVLKILKEYGFIDGYELAGKRYDGSQFWCSLSARFHFNEDGELSAIDGFAVDITERKTMHEALIFEKERAEEATRAKSDFLARMSHEIRTPMNAILGMSELLAETELNFDQLDYVQTLHSSSEILLSIINDILDFSKIEAGQVELESEPFDLIDLVESIGLILGVRAREKGLELAYRVSPEVNRYVLGDVTRLKQILINLVGNSIKFTDKGQVEFYIDPGPDAEAPELLLVTVRDTGIGIPKDQQENIFDSFTQADTSTTRKFGGTGLGLAISKRLVSLLGGDIWIESESGNGATFYFTVRLEYTDVVPASGTFSESFLRNRLDGVSVLVVDDNATNRLLLLDHLTRWGAVVNLAESGEAALEAVEIHRERPYQVIFMDMLMSGLSGMETAKQIKEIWPEPPPHIIVNTSRDVYEDRIKAREIELDGFLPKPVKRDDLRQLLSRILGQNDVGQSVVASVMTEMLPPLKLLLVEDIPTNRKVVHQYLKNSEVQITDAENGQVAVDLYMESGGGFDLIFMDREMPVMDGMTATGEIRKYGMDRTPIVALTAHAFGKHKEESLAAGCDDFIAKPVKKKELLQIILRHTSGSDLSERKETLSDEPDFMKFESPMAPEVIQIDADMEDLVPEFLEELDEAMDDMSMALEKADYEDLRRLAHGYKGAAANCGMNELSAKFKELEDYARNKDAGLAQKKLGEVRSYLASLSIEYVKM, from the coding sequence GTGGCTATGGGGGAGAGTTGGTCCGATACCGAGAATCTGAGGCAGCTCCATCCTGAGATAAGGATAAAAATTTATCAGAATATGCTGGGGATGCTTAAGGCAGTTGCTTTTGGCGATGCTGACGCAACCATCGGCAATATGCCGGCAGCCAATTATCTGATTGCTTCAGAAATGCTTACCAATATTGTGCCCACCGGTTTTGCGGTCCTGACCGATGAAAAAGGGGAAAGTTTATTTTGGGGAGTCCAAAAGGGTAACGTTATTCTGAAATCCATTTTGGATAAGGCCATGGCGGCAGTTCTTCCGGAACAGGTTCTTCAGTTGAAGCACAAGTGGTTTGGTGAATCCACCGGATCTTCCATAGGGGAAAGGGTCGCTCTTATAGAGCAGGAACGGAAATCTGATGCGAAAGGTTCTGCGCGTCTCCGATTGACCTGTGAAGAACAGGATTTTCTGGATGAACATCCGGTTATCAGGGTTCATAATGAAATGGACTGGCCTCCCTTTAATTACAATGTCGATGGAAAAGCGCAGGGGTTGACCATAGACATAATGAATCGCCTTGCGGAAATTGCCGGTTTCAAAGTCGAGTATATTCACGGATATACTTGGGATGTGTTGGAAAATATGCTTCGGGAAAAGAAGCTTGATGTCATGGGCAACATCATGCCCACCCCGTCGCGTGAGGAGTATATTCAATTTTCAGACGGATATATTGATGTGTTTCAGGGGGTTGCGGTTAAACGGGGTGATGAGGAGTTTATGAATCTTGATGCGCTTAAAGGGCAGACAGTTGCCGTTGTGCGCGGATTTTTCCATGTTGGTGTTCTGCGTGAACATTATCCCGAGATAAATCTCCTGCAACTTAGCAGTTCAGAAAATTGTCTACTTGCGGTTTCGCAGGGCAGGGCGCAAGCAACAATTGGGGCTCTGCCGATTATGGACTATCTTATCCGTGAGCGGTTCATCGCCGGACTGAGTTCCGCTGCCATTGAGAGCAATCCAACGTTCCGCTATGCCTCACTCGCTTTTGGGGTTCGCAAGGATTGGCCGGAATTATGTTCTATCCTGTCCAAATCACTGGAAGCGATGGGGCCCGGTGAACTCTCGGCAATCAAGAACAAGTGGCTGCAATCCGCAGAACCGTCGCGAAAGATCAATTTTACTCGCAGAGAGATGATTTACCTGCAGGATCGTGGTCCCCTTCGTTTCTGTGCCGACCCTGATTTCATGCCTTTTGAGGAAATTACTGATGACGGAGAGTTGAGCGGTATGGTTTCTGATTATCTGCAGCTTGTGTCTGACCGGATCGGGGTGTCTTTTACACTGGTCCGAACAGAAAGCTGGTCTGAAACCTTGCAAAAAGCAAAAGATCATGAGTGTGATTTGATTTCTCTTGGGGCTGTCAATTCGCAGCGTGAGGAATATCTGAATTTTACCGTTCCCTATCTGAAAACCCCCATTGTCATCGCTACTCGTCAGGATGAGTTTTTTGTGGAGTCTGTCGGTGCTCTTTCCGGAAAAAAAGTCGGTATGGTAGGTGATTATCCCTTTGCGCCAGGTTTCAAGACCGAGTACCCGGATGTTTTATTCATGGATGTGGAGAACATTGTGGACGGATTGAATAAGCTGCATAAAGGAGAGATTGATGCCTATATCGATTCTGCTAACGCCATAGGCTACTATATGCGCAAAGAGCATATTTACGACTTGAAGATTTCCGGTCAATTGAAATCCACATGGGATATGGGGATGGGGGTGCGCAAGGATGATCCTGTCCTTTTATCCATATTGGATAAGGCTCTTGCCTCCATATCAGAAAAAGAACGGCAGGCTATTGAGAATAAGTGGATCAAGATCCATGTTGAACGCGGCGTCAACATGGGCAAGATCAAAAAGTGGGCTATAGGTATCGGAAGCGGCGTGGCTTTGCTTTTTTTTGTGTTCACACTCTGGAACCGCCGTTTACAGAAGGAAATCGACAAAAGGCGCGAAACGGAAAAGAATCTCAGGGAGTCCCAGACCGCGACTTCTATTCTTTATCAGGTAGCTTCCACTGTAACCCGGTCCGGAGATTTGTACGAAACCCTTGCGGCGATTCATGATATTCTACTGGAACACATGAATGTCCCCAATTTTTTTGTTGGGTTGTGGGATGAGGATAAGCGGTCTCTGCATTTTCCAATTTATGTGGATCAGTTTGATGATCTGGAAGGACATATATTTGAAAATCTTGATCTGAATGATCCCTATGTTTTTTCATGCCGGGTAATTGCGCAACGTAAACCTGTGTTTTTGCGACAGGCTGATATAGCGAGCCTTGATTCGAAGTTCGCACTGCCAAAAGTCTGGTTGGGGGCCCCGCTTATGGTTGATGACCGGGTTATCGGCCTCATGGCTGTTCAGGAGTATGATACCCCGGACATGAAACGGAATAATGCCGTAAAAGATTTTGATGCACTTTCAAAGCTTGCACCGGTTCTGGTTCAGGGGGAAGGGGCTCCAAGTTCCATTTCCGAAAAGGATGCCGATTTGTTTGTGGCAGTATCTGACAGCGTTGCCGCAGTCATCAAGCGCAAGATGATGGAAGAGGCCCTAGCTTCGGCACGGGAGGAATTGCGTATGCTTTTTGAAAATCTGCCGGTGGGCATTTTTCAGAGTCATATTGACGGACGTTTACTCAGTGCCAATCCCAAAATGGCGGATCTTTTCGGATATGATTCACCCGAACACCTGTTAAGCGAAGTCACTGATATGGGGGGGCAACTCTATGTGAATTCCGAGGATCGTCAATATGTACTTAAAATATTGAAAGAATATGGATTTATTGATGGTTACGAACTGGCTGGTAAACGTTACGACGGCAGTCAGTTCTGGTGTTCCCTGAGTGCCCGGTTTCATTTTAACGAAGATGGTGAATTGAGTGCTATTGACGGTTTTGCTGTGGATATTACTGAACGCAAGACCATGCATGAAGCTTTGATTTTTGAGAAGGAGCGGGCCGAAGAAGCCACCCGCGCCAAAAGCGATTTTCTGGCCCGTATGAGCCATGAAATCCGTACGCCCATGAATGCTATTCTGGGTATGAGTGAGTTGCTGGCTGAAACCGAGCTAAACTTCGATCAGCTTGATTATGTGCAGACTTTGCATTCTTCCAGTGAGATCCTGCTTTCTATCATCAACGATATTTTGGATTTTTCCAAGATTGAGGCCGGACAGGTTGAACTGGAATCCGAACCTTTCGACCTTATCGACCTTGTGGAAAGCATAGGGCTTATTTTGGGAGTCAGGGCACGGGAAAAAGGGCTTGAGCTTGCTTATCGTGTGTCGCCGGAAGTCAATCGTTATGTTCTTGGGGATGTAACCCGCCTCAAGCAGATTTTAATCAATCTGGTGGGCAATTCCATTAAGTTTACCGACAAGGGACAGGTTGAGTTTTACATTGATCCGGGACCGGATGCCGAGGCCCCGGAACTGTTGCTCGTAACCGTGCGCGACACAGGCATTGGAATTCCCAAGGACCAGCAGGAAAATATTTTTGACAGCTTCACTCAGGCTGATACTTCCACTACCCGCAAGTTCGGTGGTACCGGACTGGGGCTTGCCATCAGCAAGCGTCTGGTCAGTCTGCTGGGCGGTGATATCTGGATTGAATCCGAGTCGGGCAATGGAGCAACATTTTATTTTACGGTCCGGCTGGAGTACACCGATGTTGTCCCTGCCAGTGGAACATTTTCCGAGAGTTTTCTGAGAAACAGGCTCGACGGTGTTTCCGTGTTGGTCGTGGACGATAATGCCACCAACCGTCTGCTGCTTCTTGATCATCTTACCCGTTGGGGAGCAGTGGTAAACCTTGCAGAAAGCGGAGAAGCTGCTTTGGAGGCCGTTGAAATCCACCGGGAACGTCCTTATCAGGTTATTTTTATGGATATGTTGATGTCCGGCTTAAGCGGGATGGAGACGGCAAAACAAATCAAGGAAATCTGGCCGGAACCTCCTCCTCATATCATAGTCAACACTTCACGCGATGTGTATGAGGACCGAATCAAGGCACGCGAGATAGAATTGGACGGTTTTTTGCCCAAACCGGTCAAGCGGGATGATTTAAGGCAGTTGTTGTCACGTATTCTGGGACAGAATGATGTCGGACAAAGTGTTGTTGCTTCTGTTATGACGGAAATGCTTCCGCCGTTAAAACTGCTTCTTGTGGAGGATATTCCCACCAACCGTAAGGTTGTGCACCAGTACTTGAAAAATAGTGAGGTGCAGATAACAGACGCGGAAAATGGTCAGGTGGCGGTGGACCTGTACATGGAATCCGGTGGTGGCTTCGACCTTATCTTCATGGATCGCGAAATGCCGGTTATGGATGGGATGACCGCAACTGGGGAGATACGCAAGTATGGCATGGATCGAACCCCAATAGTGGCCCTGACCGCGCATGCTTTCGGCAAGCATAAGGAAGAGAGTTTGGCTGCGGGATGTGACGATTTTATAGCCAAGCCGGTCAAGAAAAAGGAATTGCTACAGATTATACTCCGTCATACTTCCGGCTCTGATTTATCTGAGAGGAAAGAAACCCTTTCGGATGAACCTGATTTTATGAAATTCGAATCACCAATGGCCCCGGAAGTTATTCAGATTGATGCCGACATGGAAGACCTTGTTCCAGAGTTCCTTGAAGAGCTTGATGAGGCTATGGATGATATGTCCATGGCTTTGGAAAAAGCTGATTATGAAGATCTGCGCCGCTTGGCCCATGGCTATAAAGGTGCCGCCGCTAATTGCGGAATGAATGAACTGTCAGCAAAATTCAAAGAATTGGAAGACTATGCCCGCAATAAAGATGCAGGCTTGGCGCAGAAGAAATTGGGCGAAGTTCGTTCATACCTTGCTTCTCTGAGCATTGAGTATGTAAAAATGTAG